Proteins encoded within one genomic window of Rhinolophus sinicus isolate RSC01 linkage group LG14, ASM3656204v1, whole genome shotgun sequence:
- the MRPS21 gene encoding small ribosomal subunit protein bS21m, which translates to MANHLKFIARTVMVQEGNVEGAYRTLNRILSMDGLIEDIKRRRYYEKPCRRRQRESYETCRRIYNMEMTRKINFLMRKNRADPWQGC; encoded by the exons ATGGCAAACCATCTGAAGTTCATTGCCAGGACGGTGATGGTACAGGAAGGGAACGTGGAAGGTGCATACAGGACCCTAAACAG AATCCTCAGCATGGATGGGCTCATTGAGGACATCAAGCGACGACGGTACTACGAGAAGCCTTGCCGCCGGCGACAGAGGGAAAGCTATGAAACCTGCCGGCGCATCTACAACATGGAAATGACTCGCAAGATCAACTTTCTGATGCGAAAGAATCGGGCGGATCCATGGCAGGGCTGCTGA